GAAAGAATCATCAAAATCCCCATTATCAAAGAGTAGTCTCTATTTAAAACAGCCTCATAACTAAGTCTTCCTATACCTGGCCATACAAATACAGTCTCTGTTAAAAGAGCTCCTGAAAATAAAAAAGGTATTTGTAAGCAAATTATAGTAACTATAGGTATGAGTGCATTTTTCAACCCATGTCTAAATATAGCCTTGTTTAGACTCAATCCCTTTGATCTAGCCGTAGTTATATAAGCTTTATCTAGTACATCTATCATAGATGACCTCGTGTACCTCATAAATGCTGTACTTTGTAAAAATGATAAAACTATACCTGGAAGTATAATATGTTTCAATCCATCAAGCATAGCTTTAATTCCAGTGTAATCACTTCCTAGAGTTTTCATTCCCGATACAGGTAATAATTTTAAATCAAATGCAAATATTTTTATTAATATAAGACCAAAGAAAAATGCTGGTATAGAAACCCCTACAAATGATATAGTCGTAAATACTTTATCAAATAAAGTATTTTTCTTTATTGCAGATATAATTCCTATGCCAATTCCTAATACTATACTTAAGCATAGTGAAAATGTAGCTAATATAACTGTATTCGACATCCTTGAAGCTATTATATCTAAAACTGGCTTTCCATAGTAAATTGAATACCCTAAATCTCCTTTAATTGCCCTTGAAATCCACTTAAAATACTTTATATGAATAGGATCATTATAGCCAATTTTATCTAACATCTCTTTTACTACTTCTGGTGGTACAGTTGGATCTATCATTGTTGAATATGGATTACCAGGTTGTAAGTGTATAAGAGCAAATATAATTATTGAAATTCCTAGCAAAACTACTACTGCCGTTAGTAGTCTTTTTATAATATATTTAACCACTTTAACAACTCCCTTCTATTTTTAAATTTTAAAAAAAGTTATCCCTATGAAAGGATAACTTTTTTTAATTTTAATCTATATACCAATCTTTTACATTATCGAAATCATTAAATGTATATGGTTTAAAGTCTTTAAGATGAGGGTTATAAGCTTTTCTTATATTTTGAGAATATAAATATGCCCACGGAACTTCATCATTTAAAAGTTTTCCAAATTGAGAGTATATTTCTTTACGTTGTTTCTGATCAGATACACTTATTCCTTGTTCTATTAATTTATCTGCTTTTTCATTTTTGAAAGATGATATATTCCATGCAGAGTTTCCTTTTTCATCAGATGCAGATGTAGAATGCCAATAAGGTTTAGGGTCTGGATCTAATGATAAATTATTACCCATTAGATATAACTCAAAGTCATGATTTGCTACAACCTTATCCATAAGTGCTGTAAATTCCATGTTTTCAAGTTCCATTTTTACTCCTATATCTTTTAAGTTTGCTTGAATAATTGGAGCTGTCTGCTCTCTTAATTTATTTCCAGTAGGATATGTTAGCTTAACTACTAGTTCTTTTCCATCTTTATCTTCTACTATACCGTTATTATCTCTATCTTCATACCCAGCTTGTTTTAAAAGTTCCTTTGCTTTGTCTTTATTATATTTGTAATTATTTAAAGTTGATTTATCTGGATATGACCATGAACTTGGTAGCATAGGTGTATCTACAACTTGTCCATTTCCTTCTAATAATTTATCTACCATAGCATTTCTATCTAAAGCATACATAAATGCTTGTCTTAAATTTTTATCTTGGAATTTTTTATCTCTAAGATTGAATCCCATGTACTGAACTAGGTTACTATCATATGATGTAACATCCATACCTTCTGACTCTAGCTCTTTTATATCTTTATTTTTTAGATTCGATGCATCAATAACATCTACTGTTCCATTTAATAGTTCTCCAGTAGCCGTATCTTCGTTAGTAACCTTTAATATGAACTTTTCTGTTTTTACATCTCCGTCAAAATAGTTATCATTTCTTTTTAACTGAACATCTTGTCCTTCAGTGAAAGATACTACTTCATATGGACCTGTACCTACTGGTTTTGTAAGTAAATCTTTTTTATCTTTCCATTGAGCTATAGGTACTTCTCCCCATATATGTTTTGGTATTATACCTATGCTTCCTAAGTTTGTAAGCCCCGGAGAATATGGTTCTGCAAATGTAAATTTAATTGTATTCTTATCAATAACCTCAATACCTTCTATTTTATCAACACTGCCTTCGTGGTAATCTTTCGCTCCCTTTAATTTTTCAACATAACCATATTTTGACCCTGTATATCCTTTATCAGCTAAACTTGTGAATGTAAATGCTACGTCATTTGTAGTTAACGTTTTCCCATCACTCCATTTAATATTATCTTTTAACTTAAATGTTATACTTAAGTTATCATCAGATATCTCGTATGATTTAGCTAACTCTGGTTTTGGATTTAAATTTTTATCAAAACTTAAAAGTGAGTTATATGTAAGATCTATTACTGCATCATCGTATGTTGTGTCATTTAACAGTGGATTGAATATTCCTGTAGGTGAACTTGTTAATGCATATACTATACTATCTTTTGATTTTGGTTCTATAGCTTTTCCGGATTCATCCCCTTTACTACACCCCGTTAAAATACTAATACCTAAAGTAGCTGTCATTACTAAAGATATTATTCTTTTTCTTTTTTTCAATGTACATCCCTCCAAAAGTTACTCATATTTATGATTTCAGCTTTAAATATTACATTATGCCTAAAATTACGTCAATCTTTATAGTTTTTTTCTATTTTTCGATCTTGTGCGATAGTGTTTAGCTATAAAAAAGAGCAAATTTTTAAATTTGCTCTTTTTCCTACACTATACTTTTATCTATAACATCTTTTATATTAACAGATTTATTATCTTCTACTTTAACAACTTCACCTTCCCAGGTTCTTATCATTATATAATCCGATCCCTTTGAGATTAAATATTGAGGTAATAAAGGTGTTTTACCTTTTCCTTTAGGAGCATTTATTATATAAGTTGGAATAGCCATCCCAGATGTATATCCTCTTAGATACTCCATTATCTCCATACCCTCATCTACAGATGTATTAAAATGAGTAGTTCCTTTTACATGTTTACTATGGAATATATAGTAAGGTTTTACTCTTATTTTAAGAAGCTCATGATTTAAACATCTCATTAAATATTTATCATTATTAACTCCATTTAATAAAACAGCCTGATTTCCTAATGGAACTCCGTTATTTGCTAATTTTTCGCACGCTTCTTTAGTTTCTTTTGTTATTTCCATTGGGTTGTTAAAATGTGTATTTATATATATAGGATGATACTTCTTTATCATATTGCAAAATTCATCAGTGATTCTTTGTGGCATAGTTACCAAAGTTCTACTTCCTAATCTTATATAATCTACATGATCAATTTTTCTTATTTCACTAATTATCCATTCTAGCATATCATCATTAAGTGTAAGTGGATCTCCACCAGTTATAAGTACATCTCTTATTTCTGTATTCTCTTTAATATAATTTATAGACTCTTTAATTACTTCTTTGCTTTTTTTGCAATCTTCTTGTCCAATATTTCGTCTTCTTTGACAATGTCTACAGTACATAGCACACTCATTTGTAACATTTATAATTAATCTATCTGGATATCTTCTAGTTATACTACCTGCTGGATTGGTGAATTCTTCTCCCATAGGATCCAAATCACTTATTGATTCGTCTAGTTCTACACTAGATGGAATTGACATTAATTTTATTGCATCATATGGATTATTAGGATCTATTAAGCTTAGATAGTATGGAGAAATAGCCCATCTAAATTTACTTTGAACATTTTTAATATTTTCAACTTCTTTTTCAGTTAAGCTTAAAATTTTACTAAGCATATCAACATCAGTTATTCTATTAGATAACTGCCATTTATAATCATCCCAATCTTCTTCTTTTGCATTTAAAACCTCTAAAATTTTTCTTTTTCTATAGTTTATGGATTCTTCATTTTTAATACCAGTTGGAATTGTATCTTTAATTTTTATATAATCTTCTATTCTTGATTTTAACTCTGATGCTCTCTCTAAAGAAATCTTATTTTTCTCATTCATAAGCAACTTACCTAAGCTTTATCACTTAGGTTCCCCCTTCCGCGTCATAGTTGTGTTTTTTTTAACAGAATTAATGACTGATTACTTGCATTTTTTCTTTCTTTGAATTTATTCTATCATATTTTTTCTCTTTTTTCAATAAATTCTGAAATTTAACAAAATTAATAGGTCTTAATAAAATTAAGACCTATTAATTAATTTATTTATATATTATGTTTTTTACGACTTTAATTCCATTTTGAATCATACTATTAAAAAATACTATGTTCATAATTTCAGCATTATGTACTTTCGGTATATCGTAAGTATCTACTAAATCCATTGGTACTATAATTTGTTTATAAATATTATTTTGATTAAAATAAGACTTCAATGTTACTGCAAATTGATAAATACAAATATCAGTACAGTCTCCAACAATTATAACATTTTCAATATTTTTAAAACTTATATTATTCAAGCAGAAAAATCCATTAGTAGAATTTTTAGGTACTATCTTTATGTTTCTAATAGATTTTATTTCGTTAACAACTTCACTTTCTTCATCATCACTTAAACAATGAATTGGATAACTTTGTAGCTCTATAGATTCTTTAGTATGGCTATCTGTAAATGCTACAATTTTACAATTTTTACTTACTACATAATCACCTAATTTTTTAATGGGATTTATTAACTTTTCTACTCTATCTGAATATAGAGAACCTTTTTTAGCAAATCCATTATTCATATCCACAATAAATAATATGGTTTTTTCCATATCTAACTCATCAATATTTATATCTTCTAATTGAATTAAACTCTCTTTCATATATTTTAAATCATTTAATAGCTTTTCCACTTTTCCACCCCTTTTTAAATGTTTATTACAATAATATCAAAGTATTTATCTTCTATCAATTGTAACAAGTTCAAAAAACTAAAAAGTATAATTGTATACATACAATTATACTTTTTACATTTAGTAATAAACTATACTTTCAATTATATCTAATTCTTCTTCTTGACTATTTATTAAAATTAATTTTCCTTTAAATCCTTTTTTAAATTTTACTATAGCTAAATCACCTTGTTCTACTTCAAGTATATTACCATTATCTAATTTAATTTTAAAGCTTCCATTTAAGCTATAAAAGCAATTAAATTCATATCTGTAGAAACTATCATTTAAATTCATTTTAGGTTCTAAAATTATTTCTGATTTTACATTTATGTATCTTAATTCACAACTACAATCTTCACTTGTCATCAAGTTAAAGTCTGTAGCTTTTCCATAACTTATAGTATCCCAATCCCCACTAAAGCTATCTATATCAAACTTTTCAAGCTTTTTGTCATAATGATTTTGATGCCTTAATAGTAAATTACCATCTAAAACCATTATTTTTCTTTGTATATTTGGAAGTTTAGTAAATTCTGACTCTTCTGCTTCAACAGTTGCTGAGCTTATTCTCCATTTAAAATTTTTCTTTTCATACGAAGAATTTTCAGGATATATATACAATTGATTTGTGATTCCTCCAGACCATTTGTTAATTTTCTGACCTTGCTCTTTTATAATTTTAATTTTACAAGTCAAAATATCCCCCTCCTAATTTAAATACGTATTTATATTAATTATATATTAAATTTGACCCGTATATTACAATGTACTAAAATTATATTAAAAATAAAACTGTAGAACATAATGTTCTACAGTTTTATTTTTAATATCTTGCTCTATCTATTCCTCCAAGTACTATATGTGCAACTCCTGCGCCTACTAAAAGAGCACCTGCCATATTTTTATAATCTTTTTTATCAAATTTATCATGCTTATTTTGCTTAACATCTAACACAATTCCTGCTGTCGTAACTGCTGTACCTAGTGCTATTGGAATCATACCTTTTTTCATAAATTCACCCTCCATACAAATTAATAAGTTTTAATAGTTTAAAACTATATAGTTAATATCTCACGAATTTTATCTTTACATTCGAAGTAATATTTTCATAATTTGTATAAAAGTATTTTCATTAATATTTATTTATAAATTTTGGTATACTTTATTTATATAATAAATTAAAATTAGGAGATTATTTTATGAGATATGTTATAGTATCAGTAACCAAAGGAAATGCAGGTGATTTTAATAATAGACTTCGAAAAAACTTATTTGAAAAATTTGGAGCTAAATCTTCAAAACTTCCACCACACTTTACAATAAAATCTCCATTTGAATCAGAAGATTTATCATCACTTGAAAATATGTTACAAAAGTTTTGTAATTCAAATCCTATTTCTAAATATAAAATAGATGGTTATGAACATTTTGATGACCGTGTTGTTTATATGAAAGTTTTAATGAGCCCTCAGGGAAAAATAATCCATGATAAATTAATATCAGAGTTAGAAAAGTTTAAATATATTAAATTCAATAATCACGATGGAAAAGATAAAATTTTTCATGTAACTTTAGCATCTAAAAAGATCAAGAAAAGTTATAAGGACATTTTCAATTATGTAACTCCAATACCGTGTAGCTTTGATTGTACTTTTGATAATATATCAATATTTAAATGGCAAGATGATACATGGGTTTTACATAAAGAATATTTATTTAAATAGATAAAAAATTCACCTAGTTCCATAGATTATGCATATTTTTTAGTAAATATGATTTCATTAAGCGTAGTAAAAAAGGAAAGATAATTATATAATTATCTTTCCTTTTTTACTACTTCTCATCTTCTTCATATTCCATATAATCTTCAACTTCATGTCCACATGCTGGACATTTATATTTATCTACACAGAACTCGAATTCTTCTTTTGTTTCATTATCAGTTCCTTCGTTTATTACTTCAAAGTCAGTTCCTTCTTCATGACTTATTAAATCCATAACCTCAATTATACACTTAGGACAATACATTGTACTCATATGTCAACCTCCATATTTTTGCATATATATTCCCTACTATATTAACATTTAAATTATATTTTTACTATACAATACAAATAAAATTAATTTATTTCATAAAAAATGAGCTATATAAATATATAGCTCATTTTTTATCTTCTATTTAGATATTTCTTTTAAAAACAGTTCTTCACTTTCTTTTATAACTAATTCTCCATCTATAAATCCTACCGCTTCTTTCTTAAATGAACGACATTGACCTATACAACCTGTTTTTACATTTTCGTCCCCAACAATTTCTTTTATTTTATTAACATCAACATTTGAACAAAATGGACATACTCTTATCATTTTTAAAATCCTCCTAAAGCCTCTTTAATTTAATGTATTTAAAATATACCCGTTGCAAATTAATCCAAACATATTTATTGAAAATTTTCAAAATTCCATATATAACTAATTTAAATTTCTGATTTATAAAAATTACTTAATAATTATTAACTATAGTTATATATACTTAGAAAACTTAATTTAAATAAATAAAATCGAGTAATTTTAAGGTTATTTGTAAAAAAATATAATTTTTTCGAAATTTTTATATACTTATCTAAAAAAAAATGATAATATATATAAGTATTTTTATTATATGTATACAAAATACAGCATTGAAATTATAAAATGATATTTATAAAATAGGAGGATTCTTAAATGACAAACGAAACAAAAGTAAAAGTTGTAACAGCTGATCCTTCAGCATTAGGACTTTTCGGACTAGCAATGATAACATTAGTTGCATCATCTTCTAAGTTAGGCTTAACTTCTGGAATATCTTTAGTTTTACCATGGGCTATATTCTTAGGAGCTACTGCTCAATTATTTGCATGTATAAACGACTTTAAACACAATAATACATTTGGAGCTACTGCTTTTGGTGGATATGCATTCTTCTGGTATGCAGTTGGTTTTACTTGGTTAATACAAAACGGAGTTTTTGGACCTGAATTACAAGCTTCTGCTGATCCTAAACAATTAGGTTTTGCTTACTTAGGATATTTAATATTCACATTATTTATGACTGTTGGAGCTATGGAAACTCATAAAGTATTATTTATAATATTTGTTCTTATAGACTGCTTATTCATAGGGTTAACTTTAAGTTCATTTGGTATAATGGAACACGCTGCTCATCAATTTGCAGCATATTCTGAGTTAGGAATAGCAATATTCTCATTCTACGGTTCTGCTGCAGCTGTTTTAAACACTCACTTTGGTAGAGTATTTTTACCTGTAGGAAAGCCATTTGGAATATTTAAGAAGTAATTATTTTTAGGGGGATCTAGATATAATCAATATTATATCTAATCCTATTATATTGATATAGATAAATAGGGTATGTTCTAAACTTTAATGTAGAACATACCCTATTTTTATTTGTATAAATGCCAAATAATAAATTTTAATATTTTGTACATACTATTATAGATTAGTTATTAAATTAGAAAGGGTGTTTTAATGATTCTAACTAAAAGTATTAAACGAAATGTAGAACTTATGAAAGAACACCTCCCTTTAGATAAAAGTTTTGATGTTATCCAAAGAGAGGTTATTATCGGCGGAAAAAGCTGTTATTTGTTCTTTATTGATGGGTTTATAAAAGATGAAGTCATGGAAAGGATACTTTCTGGTTTCTTTAAAATATCAGAAAAAGATTTCGAATCAGTTCATGAGTTAAAAGACTTTATACATAAATATATTCCATATATAGAGGTAGCAAAAGAAAATAAATTAAAAAATATAGCTAAGGAAGTTCTTTCAGGCCCTATGGCTATATTAATTGATGGTTTTGATGAGTCTATTATCCTAGATGTTAGGACATATCCTGTACGTGGTATAGGAGAACCCGAAAAAGAAAAATCACTTAAGGGCGCAAAAGATGGTTTTGTTGAAACTATAGTTTTTAATACTGCTCTTGTCAGACGAAGAGTAAAAGATCCTGATCTTATCTTTGAGATGTTTAGCGTTGGTCAGAGATCCAAGACAGATGTAGTTATTGGGTATATAGATGGATTGGTAGATGATAAAACATTAAAACATTTAAAAAAACAAATAGACGAAATAAATGTAAAATCATTAGTAATGAGTGAACAAAGTATAGTTGAGGCCCTTGTCCAAAGTAGATGGTATAACCCATTTCCAAAAGCTAGGTACACAGAACGTCCTGATGTTGCAGCTGCTCATGTTTTAGAGGGTAAGATATTGTTAATCATAGATAACTCCCCTAATGCAATAATATTACCAACTACAATATTTGATTTTTTGCAGGATGTTGATGATTTTTACCAACCTGTAATCATAGGAAATTATTTAAGGCTAATTAGAAATTTTACATTATTGGCTACTTTTATGATAACTCCTTTATATACTCTGGCTATAAGGTATGCATCTGAACTTCCAGTATGGTTGCAATTTATAGTGCCAAAAGACCCCTACGATGTTCCTATTTTTCTACAGTTTTTAATTTTGGAGTTTTCTGTAGATGCACTCCAACTTGCCTCACTTAATACTCCTGGGTCACTAGGTATGTCCTTATCTGTTATTGGTGCCCTTATTTTAGGTGATTTTGCAGTACAAACTGGCTGGTTTATACCTCACACCATACTATATATGGCTATTGTTGCACTAGGAAGCTACTCTCAACCAAGCGTTGATTTAGGATATTCTATAAAAATAGTTAGGATACTGCTCTTAATTTTAACAGCTGCATTTAATATCTGGGGATTTGTCGCTGGATTAATAATTGCACTTGTACTTCTAATGACAAATAAAACAATAACTGGAAAAAGCTACTTATATCCACTTATTCCATTTGAATATAGTGCTTTAAAAAGATTAATTTTTAGAGTTAAACTAGATGCTAAAAATGAAGGTAAATAGTCTTTAAAAAATGATGCCACTAAACGGCATCATTTTTTTATTAAACAAATTCAATGAAATGTGCTAACTTTACACATTTAATCGAATTTGTTTATTTATAACCTCCGGAAATTTAATTACTCTTACTTATAAGGAAATTTAATAAATTATGGGGGTGTAATATAATGGGTAACTTTCAAAATATTAAAACTTTAAAACCAAGTTTTATTGAAAACAAACATGCATACTTAATAGGAGGTGGTATAGCCTCTTTAGCTGCAGCTGTATTTTTAATTAGAGATGGTCACATGGATGGCAATCACATTACGATTTTAGAGGAAACAGATATTCTTGGTGGTGCTATGGATGGATATGGTAATTTTGAAAATGGTTATTTAATTCGTGGCGGACGCGAAATGGAAGAACACTATGAATGTACTTGGGACTTATTTTCTAGTATTCCATCTTTAGATGATCCAACTATAAGTATTTTAGAAGAATTTAGAGAGTTAAATATTAAAGATCCTAATGAATCTACTTGTAGAATTTTAGAAAACTGTGGAAAAAAGGGCGACTTTTCATCTCTTGGTCTAAATGATTTGCATATAAAACAACTAGCCAAACTTTTTCTTAAAACAGAAGATGAACTAGGTCCAACTACAGTTAATCAATTTTTCGATAAATCTTTCTTTGATACTAATATGTGGTGTTTTTGGCGTTCTATGTTTGCATTTGAGACTTGGCATAGTGTTGTAGAAATGAAAAGATATATGGAACGTTTCATTCATCTGCTTCCAGGTATGAATTCAATGAAAAATATTATGTTTAGCAAATATAATCAATACGATTCTTTTATACTACCTTTAAAAAATTGGTTAAAGTCTAAAGGTGTTATATTTAATTTAAATTCTCAAGTCACAAATTTAAGTATGGAAATTAATGAAGATATAAAAAAAGTTACAGCTATACATTTATTAAGAGGTAAAAACAAAGATGTAATCAATGTAACAGAAAATGATTTAGTTTTTGTTACTACAGGGTCTATGACAGAAAATTCAACTATTGGAAATATGGATACTGCACCTGTTTTAAACTCAGATGAAGGGGCTTGTTGGACTTTATGGAAAAATATATCTAAAAACCATCCATCATTCGGAAATCCAGAAGTATTTTGTAGTGATATAGACAAAAGTAAGTGGGAATCATTTACTATCACATGCAAAGATTCTAAACTAATAAAGAAACTTCAAGATTTAACTGGAAGGGATCCGTATTCAGGAAAAGTTGTTACAGGTGGAATTATAACTATAAAGGATTCTAATTGGCTATTGAGTATAACTTGCAATAGACAACCTCATTTTATAAATCAACCTAAAGATGTTATTGTATTATGGGCGTATGGCCTTTTCCCTGATAATATTGGTAACTTTGTTAAAAAGAAAATGTGCGATTGTACAGGCTCTGAGTTAGCAATGGAACTTTTATATCATATGGGCTTAGAAAATGACATCCCAGAAATTTTAGACACAGTTAATGTCATACCATGTATGATGCCGTATGTTACTAGCCAGTTTATGCCTCGTACAAAAGGAGATCGCCCAGATGTTGTTCCTAAAGGAAGTGTAAATTTTGCATTTTTAGGTCAATTTGTTGAAATACCTGGTGATTGTGTATTTACTGTTGAGTACTCTGTTCGTTCAGCAATGATGGGAGTATACAGTTTACTTAATATAGATAGAAATATCCCTGAAGTATATCCTTCAAAATATGATATACGTTCCATATCTGCAGCAACAAAAACATTATATGGTAAAAGACCTTTACCTGGCGAATTCTTAATAAAAAAATTATTACAAAACACAAGTTTAGATGGTTTGATCTAAAGTAAAAAACAATGTAGTCAGTTGACTACATTGTTTTTTTGCTATATAGATTCACTCCTAAGCAATAGTTTATGAACATCTCCATTAACTATTTTATTGAGATTTTCAATTATTTGCTCGGGATTTTCTTCCATTTTATTTTTTATCCA
The nucleotide sequence above comes from Paraclostridium bifermentans. Encoded proteins:
- a CDS encoding peptide-binding protein, with product MKKRKRIISLVMTATLGISILTGCSKGDESGKAIEPKSKDSIVYALTSSPTGIFNPLLNDTTYDDAVIDLTYNSLLSFDKNLNPKPELAKSYEISDDNLSITFKLKDNIKWSDGKTLTTNDVAFTFTSLADKGYTGSKYGYVEKLKGAKDYHEGSVDKIEGIEVIDKNTIKFTFAEPYSPGLTNLGSIGIIPKHIWGEVPIAQWKDKKDLLTKPVGTGPYEVVSFTEGQDVQLKRNDNYFDGDVKTEKFILKVTNEDTATGELLNGTVDVIDASNLKNKDIKELESEGMDVTSYDSNLVQYMGFNLRDKKFQDKNLRQAFMYALDRNAMVDKLLEGNGQVVDTPMLPSSWSYPDKSTLNNYKYNKDKAKELLKQAGYEDRDNNGIVEDKDGKELVVKLTYPTGNKLREQTAPIIQANLKDIGVKMELENMEFTALMDKVVANHDFELYLMGNNLSLDPDPKPYWHSTSASDEKGNSAWNISSFKNEKADKLIEQGISVSDQKQRKEIYSQFGKLLNDEVPWAYLYSQNIRKAYNPHLKDFKPYTFNDFDNVKDWYID
- a CDS encoding oleate hydratase gives rise to the protein MGNFQNIKTLKPSFIENKHAYLIGGGIASLAAAVFLIRDGHMDGNHITILEETDILGGAMDGYGNFENGYLIRGGREMEEHYECTWDLFSSIPSLDDPTISILEEFRELNIKDPNESTCRILENCGKKGDFSSLGLNDLHIKQLAKLFLKTEDELGPTTVNQFFDKSFFDTNMWCFWRSMFAFETWHSVVEMKRYMERFIHLLPGMNSMKNIMFSKYNQYDSFILPLKNWLKSKGVIFNLNSQVTNLSMEINEDIKKVTAIHLLRGKNKDVINVTENDLVFVTTGSMTENSTIGNMDTAPVLNSDEGACWTLWKNISKNHPSFGNPEVFCSDIDKSKWESFTITCKDSKLIKKLQDLTGRDPYSGKVVTGGIITIKDSNWLLSITCNRQPHFINQPKDVIVLWAYGLFPDNIGNFVKKKMCDCTGSELAMELLYHMGLENDIPEILDTVNVIPCMMPYVTSQFMPRTKGDRPDVVPKGSVNFAFLGQFVEIPGDCVFTVEYSVRSAMMGVYSLLNIDRNIPEVYPSKYDIRSISAATKTLYGKRPLPGEFLIKKLLQNTSLDGLI
- a CDS encoding isochorismatase family cysteine hydrolase, which translates into the protein MEKLLNDLKYMKESLIQLEDINIDELDMEKTILFIVDMNNGFAKKGSLYSDRVEKLINPIKKLGDYVVSKNCKIVAFTDSHTKESIELQSYPIHCLSDDEESEVVNEIKSIRNIKIVPKNSTNGFFCLNNISFKNIENVIIVGDCTDICIYQFAVTLKSYFNQNNIYKQIIVPMDLVDTYDIPKVHNAEIMNIVFFNSMIQNGIKVVKNIIYK
- the eam gene encoding glutamate 2,3-aminomutase, which gives rise to MNEKNKISLERASELKSRIEDYIKIKDTIPTGIKNEESINYRKRKILEVLNAKEEDWDDYKWQLSNRITDVDMLSKILSLTEKEVENIKNVQSKFRWAISPYYLSLIDPNNPYDAIKLMSIPSSVELDESISDLDPMGEEFTNPAGSITRRYPDRLIINVTNECAMYCRHCQRRRNIGQEDCKKSKEVIKESINYIKENTEIRDVLITGGDPLTLNDDMLEWIISEIRKIDHVDYIRLGSRTLVTMPQRITDEFCNMIKKYHPIYINTHFNNPMEITKETKEACEKLANNGVPLGNQAVLLNGVNNDKYLMRCLNHELLKIRVKPYYIFHSKHVKGTTHFNTSVDEGMEIMEYLRGYTSGMAIPTYIINAPKGKGKTPLLPQYLISKGSDYIMIRTWEGEVVKVEDNKSVNIKDVIDKSIV
- a CDS encoding 2'-5' RNA ligase family protein, with protein sequence MRYVIVSVTKGNAGDFNNRLRKNLFEKFGAKSSKLPPHFTIKSPFESEDLSSLENMLQKFCNSNPISKYKIDGYEHFDDRVVYMKVLMSPQGKIIHDKLISELEKFKYIKFNNHDGKDKIFHVTLASKKIKKSYKDIFNYVTPIPCSFDCTFDNISIFKWQDDTWVLHKEYLFK
- a CDS encoding HutD family protein, yielding MTCKIKIIKEQGQKINKWSGGITNQLYIYPENSSYEKKNFKWRISSATVEAEESEFTKLPNIQRKIMVLDGNLLLRHQNHYDKKLEKFDIDSFSGDWDTISYGKATDFNLMTSEDCSCELRYINVKSEIILEPKMNLNDSFYRYEFNCFYSLNGSFKIKLDNGNILEVEQGDLAIVKFKKGFKGKLILINSQEEELDIIESIVYY
- a CDS encoding spore germination protein, coding for MILTKSIKRNVELMKEHLPLDKSFDVIQREVIIGGKSCYLFFIDGFIKDEVMERILSGFFKISEKDFESVHELKDFIHKYIPYIEVAKENKLKNIAKEVLSGPMAILIDGFDESIILDVRTYPVRGIGEPEKEKSLKGAKDGFVETIVFNTALVRRRVKDPDLIFEMFSVGQRSKTDVVIGYIDGLVDDKTLKHLKKQIDEINVKSLVMSEQSIVEALVQSRWYNPFPKARYTERPDVAAAHVLEGKILLIIDNSPNAIILPTTIFDFLQDVDDFYQPVIIGNYLRLIRNFTLLATFMITPLYTLAIRYASELPVWLQFIVPKDPYDVPIFLQFLILEFSVDALQLASLNTPGSLGMSLSVIGALILGDFAVQTGWFIPHTILYMAIVALGSYSQPSVDLGYSIKIVRILLLILTAAFNIWGFVAGLIIALVLLMTNKTITGKSYLYPLIPFEYSALKRLIFRVKLDAKNEGK
- a CDS encoding ABC transporter permease, coding for MVKYIIKRLLTAVVVLLGISIIIFALIHLQPGNPYSTMIDPTVPPEVVKEMLDKIGYNDPIHIKYFKWISRAIKGDLGYSIYYGKPVLDIIASRMSNTVILATFSLCLSIVLGIGIGIISAIKKNTLFDKVFTTISFVGVSIPAFFFGLILIKIFAFDLKLLPVSGMKTLGSDYTGIKAMLDGLKHIILPGIVLSFLQSTAFMRYTRSSMIDVLDKAYITTARSKGLSLNKAIFRHGLKNALIPIVTIICLQIPFLFSGALLTETVFVWPGIGRLSYEAVLNRDYSLIMGILMILSIIILISNLIADILYAIIDPRIRYDK
- a CDS encoding acetate uptake transporter; translation: MTNETKVKVVTADPSALGLFGLAMITLVASSSKLGLTSGISLVLPWAIFLGATAQLFACINDFKHNNTFGATAFGGYAFFWYAVGFTWLIQNGVFGPELQASADPKQLGFAYLGYLIFTLFMTVGAMETHKVLFIIFVLIDCLFIGLTLSSFGIMEHAAHQFAAYSELGIAIFSFYGSAAAVLNTHFGRVFLPVGKPFGIFKK